One Phycisphaera mikurensis NBRC 102666 DNA window includes the following coding sequences:
- a CDS encoding flagellar M-ring protein FliF encodes MEFVNRQFLVFRERLDGVPLSTKMLVGSLAIIAALVAMLSVLYAGQSTLQPLSQFSSGRTDEVVMKLASAGFETEVRGAQVFVKSGDFEGALALLAQDAMLDENAAGAFSGVVSSPWMTNAQNDREFLKAMMAYVGRVAGKMSGVKNAEVIIVPPRRTAFGSSHQRSSGSVTVEMKDGGAIPRKMQKALADLVASSITDLRPEDVKVIDANTGRSYEIAGEDDMVPSDLLELVNNLEGRHKARIHDLLGHIPGVVVAVNVAVNATQQEQVKSLSYRESQPLLRERNDESERRREPRSGAAGVRPNTQMSIDGGPAVLEVETEATTETEFMPLVPVEESTKRLAGHALERVNVTINVPRSWFVAVYRSTQAADAEATAPDEAELQPIIARELDRIREQIQPQVSTRVSGVEVPGTVVAKMIYDSGSFAVATAGGGAAGRAVEALGDAWAGSGTMVALSLAAVGLMLFLVKRASREEELPSVQELAGIPEDLELDASLIADAGGADSALEGHEISDEEVRSRRIAEQIGDLIMTNPDDAGSLLGRWVEADD; translated from the coding sequence TTGGAGTTCGTCAACCGGCAGTTTCTCGTGTTCCGCGAGCGCCTCGACGGCGTCCCGCTCTCGACGAAGATGCTCGTGGGGTCGCTCGCGATCATCGCAGCGCTCGTCGCGATGCTGTCGGTGCTGTACGCCGGGCAATCCACCCTGCAGCCGCTCTCGCAGTTCTCCAGCGGGCGGACCGACGAGGTCGTGATGAAGCTGGCGTCGGCCGGCTTCGAGACCGAGGTCCGCGGGGCGCAGGTCTTCGTGAAGTCCGGCGACTTCGAGGGTGCCCTCGCCCTGCTGGCGCAGGACGCGATGCTCGACGAGAACGCGGCGGGCGCCTTCTCGGGCGTGGTGTCCAGCCCCTGGATGACCAACGCGCAGAACGACCGCGAGTTCCTCAAGGCGATGATGGCCTATGTCGGCCGCGTCGCCGGGAAGATGAGCGGCGTCAAGAACGCCGAGGTCATCATCGTGCCGCCGCGGCGGACCGCCTTCGGGAGCTCGCACCAGCGGTCCTCCGGCTCGGTCACGGTGGAGATGAAGGACGGCGGCGCCATCCCCCGGAAGATGCAGAAGGCGCTCGCCGACCTGGTCGCCAGCTCGATCACGGACCTGCGGCCCGAGGACGTGAAGGTCATCGACGCGAACACCGGCCGCTCCTACGAGATCGCCGGGGAGGACGACATGGTGCCCAGCGACCTGCTGGAGCTGGTGAACAACCTCGAGGGCCGCCACAAGGCCCGGATCCACGACCTGCTCGGGCACATCCCCGGCGTGGTGGTCGCGGTCAACGTGGCCGTGAACGCGACGCAGCAGGAGCAGGTCAAGAGCCTCTCGTACCGCGAGAGCCAGCCGCTGCTCCGCGAACGAAACGACGAGAGCGAGCGGCGGCGCGAGCCGCGGAGCGGCGCGGCGGGCGTGCGGCCCAACACGCAGATGAGCATCGACGGCGGCCCGGCGGTGCTGGAGGTCGAGACGGAGGCGACGACCGAAACCGAGTTCATGCCCCTGGTCCCGGTCGAGGAATCGACCAAGCGGCTGGCGGGCCACGCGCTCGAGCGGGTGAACGTGACCATCAACGTCCCGCGCTCGTGGTTCGTCGCCGTCTACCGCAGCACGCAGGCCGCCGACGCGGAAGCGACCGCGCCCGACGAGGCCGAGCTTCAGCCGATCATCGCCCGCGAGCTCGACCGCATCCGCGAGCAGATCCAACCGCAGGTGTCCACCCGCGTCAGCGGCGTGGAGGTCCCGGGCACCGTCGTCGCGAAGATGATCTACGACAGCGGCAGCTTCGCGGTCGCCACCGCCGGCGGAGGCGCCGCGGGTCGGGCGGTCGAGGCGCTCGGCGACGCCTGGGCCGGGTCGGGCACGATGGTGGCCCTGAGCCTGGCCGCCGTCGGGCTGATGCTGTTCCTGGTGAAGCGGGCGTCCCGCGAAGAAGAGCTGCCCAGCGTGCAGGAGCTCGCCGGCATCCCCGAGGACCTGGAGCTCGACGCGAGCCTCATCGCCGACGCCGGAGGCGCCGACAGCGCCCTGGAGGGCCACGAGATCTCCGACGAGGAGGTGCGTAGCCGCCGCATCGCCGAGCAGATCGGCGACCTGATCATGACCAACCCCGACGACGCCGGGAGCCTGCTCGGCCGCTGGGTCGAAGCCGACGACTGA
- the fliE gene encoding flagellar hook-basal body complex protein FliE has product MSDPLGLIQGSAGASPIRPISPIRPPAAPATGPAEGPSFKDVLVKNMSEVSQLQEEAHQAVEDVVAGKRTDLGAVMTATEKADVAFKMLLQVRNKMMDAYEEVKQIRV; this is encoded by the coding sequence ATGTCCGATCCTCTCGGCCTCATCCAAGGCAGCGCCGGCGCCTCGCCGATCCGGCCGATCTCGCCGATCCGCCCGCCCGCCGCGCCGGCCACGGGCCCGGCGGAGGGCCCCTCCTTCAAGGACGTGCTCGTCAAGAACATGTCCGAGGTGAGCCAGCTCCAGGAGGAGGCGCACCAGGCCGTCGAGGACGTCGTCGCCGGCAAGCGGACCGACCTGGGCGCCGTCATGACGGCCACCGAGAAGGCCGACGTCGCGTTCAAGATGCTGCTGCAGGTGCGGAACAAGATGATGGACGCGTACGAGGAAGTGAAGCAGATCCGCGTCTGA
- the flgC gene encoding flagellar basal body rod protein FlgC, whose product MFHALDTSTSGLVAQRTRMDAIAANLANAGTATRDGVTNSPFRRKMVLLQPGDGRGGAGVHVSEIRDDPSAFRRRYEPGNPLDGDGDGYVLYPNVSSEVEQVNAIEATRSYEANIAAAEATKRMMQAALSLIG is encoded by the coding sequence ATGTTCCACGCCCTCGACACCTCGACCTCCGGCCTCGTCGCGCAGCGCACGCGGATGGACGCCATCGCGGCGAACCTCGCCAACGCGGGCACGGCAACCCGCGACGGCGTCACCAACTCGCCCTTCCGCCGCAAGATGGTGCTGCTGCAGCCCGGCGACGGGCGCGGCGGCGCGGGCGTGCACGTGTCGGAGATCCGCGACGACCCCTCCGCCTTCCGCAGGCGCTACGAGCCCGGCAACCCGCTGGACGGCGACGGCGACGGCTACGTGCTGTACCCGAACGTGTCCTCGGAGGTCGAGCAGGTCAACGCCATCGAGGCCACGCGGAGCTATGAAGCCAACATCGCCGCGGCCGAAGCCACGAAGCGCATGATGCAGGCGGCGCTGTCCCTGATCGGCTGA
- a CDS encoding flagellar basal body rod protein FlgB, which yields MIAELSHHGASPALERLVQFTEARQGVLAHSIANLSTPHFRPADLPVDEFQRKLGAAIDRRRARRSPQRTGLTFSGSGSLRFGRDRLEATPIARDENVLFHDRNNRDLDRLMQDLAENQMAHGFAITMLRRQFASLNTAIRERL from the coding sequence GTGATCGCTGAACTCTCCCACCACGGCGCCTCGCCCGCTCTCGAGCGGCTGGTGCAGTTCACCGAGGCCCGGCAGGGCGTGCTCGCGCACTCGATCGCGAACCTGTCGACGCCGCACTTCCGGCCCGCGGACCTCCCCGTGGACGAGTTCCAGCGGAAGCTGGGCGCGGCCATCGACCGCCGCCGGGCGAGGCGCTCCCCGCAGCGGACGGGCCTGACCTTCTCCGGCTCGGGCAGCCTCCGCTTCGGCCGCGACCGGCTGGAGGCCACCCCGATCGCGCGCGACGAGAACGTGCTCTTCCACGACCGCAACAACCGCGACCTCGACCGCCTCATGCAGGACCTCGCGGAGAACCAGATGGCCCACGGCTTCGCCATCACGATGCTGAGGCGGCAGTTCGCGTCCCTGAACACGGCGATCCGGGAGAGGCTTTGA
- a CDS encoding sigma-54-dependent transcriptional regulator: MAQRILVVDDKQVMRDSVAAILQRAGFLVVTAPEGATALKMRKKHRPTAVLTDLSMPNMTGLELLDELLAAQPGLPVVLMTAFGGVNDAVSAMKAGAFDFIQKPFEGDALLSVMKRAVAAAEAAGPPAAAAPRTAADPAAKAPRSAAPRDPLAGIVGDSPAMRRVKAELVPVAAADATVLIRGESGTGKEVVARACHAASRRRDAVMLCLNCAALSSSLLESELFGHERGAFTGADSERKGRFELADGGTLFLDEVSEIDPTLQAKLLRVLQEGQFERVGSSATRSVDVRVIATTNRDLTRSVADGSFRQDLYYRLNVLPLELPPLRDRGGDVPALAAHFLRSIAQRSGAEPKRLTPEAEALLSAYRWPGNVRELQNLCERAAVLGGDGTLGASLFRPWLEAPPGDPAAPPRPAAATAAAAAAGALTPAAALGSPSLQPPSPNPDRLMSLPPVAEPVVVECEADPCEGSGPAAVRPLDEIEREKILAALAHFDGNRTRAASALGIGLRTLGVKLKKWKEEKLVPAEV, encoded by the coding sequence ATGGCCCAGAGAATCCTCGTCGTCGACGACAAGCAGGTCATGCGCGACAGCGTCGCCGCGATCCTGCAGCGGGCGGGCTTCCTCGTCGTCACCGCGCCCGAGGGAGCGACCGCGCTGAAGATGCGCAAGAAGCACCGGCCGACCGCCGTCCTCACCGACCTGTCGATGCCGAACATGACGGGGTTGGAGCTGCTCGACGAGCTCCTCGCGGCGCAGCCGGGCTTGCCGGTGGTCCTCATGACCGCGTTCGGCGGCGTCAACGACGCGGTCTCGGCGATGAAGGCGGGGGCCTTCGACTTCATCCAGAAGCCCTTCGAGGGCGATGCGCTCCTGTCGGTGATGAAGCGGGCGGTGGCCGCGGCGGAGGCGGCCGGGCCGCCCGCGGCGGCCGCGCCGCGGACCGCGGCCGATCCCGCGGCCAAAGCCCCGCGATCCGCGGCGCCGCGGGACCCGCTCGCCGGCATCGTCGGCGACTCGCCCGCGATGCGGCGGGTGAAGGCGGAGCTCGTGCCGGTGGCGGCGGCCGACGCGACGGTGCTGATCCGCGGCGAGTCGGGCACGGGCAAGGAAGTCGTCGCCCGGGCGTGCCACGCGGCCTCGCGGCGGAGGGACGCGGTGATGCTCTGCCTCAACTGCGCCGCGCTGTCGAGCTCGCTCCTCGAGAGCGAGCTCTTCGGGCACGAGCGAGGCGCCTTCACCGGCGCCGACAGCGAGCGGAAGGGCCGCTTCGAGCTGGCCGACGGCGGAACGCTCTTCCTCGACGAGGTCAGCGAGATCGACCCGACGCTGCAGGCGAAGCTGCTGCGCGTCCTGCAGGAGGGGCAGTTCGAGCGGGTCGGCAGCAGCGCCACCCGCAGCGTCGACGTCCGCGTCATCGCCACGACCAACCGCGACCTCACCCGCAGCGTCGCCGACGGCAGCTTCCGGCAGGACCTCTACTACCGGCTCAACGTGCTGCCGCTGGAGCTGCCGCCGCTGCGTGACCGCGGCGGCGACGTGCCCGCGCTGGCCGCGCATTTCCTGCGCAGCATCGCGCAGCGGAGCGGGGCCGAGCCGAAGCGGCTGACGCCCGAGGCGGAGGCGCTGCTGTCGGCGTACCGCTGGCCGGGCAACGTGCGGGAGCTGCAGAACCTCTGCGAGCGGGCGGCGGTGCTGGGCGGGGACGGCACGCTGGGGGCCTCGCTGTTCCGGCCGTGGCTGGAAGCCCCGCCCGGCGATCCCGCGGCGCCGCCGCGGCCCGCCGCCGCGACGGCCGCCGCGGCCGCCGCGGGCGCGCTCACGCCCGCGGCCGCGCTGGGCAGCCCCTCGCTGCAGCCGCCGTCGCCGAACCCGGACCGGCTGATGTCGCTGCCGCCCGTGGCGGAGCCGGTGGTGGTGGAGTGCGAGGCGGATCCCTGCGAGGGCAGCGGCCCCGCGGCCGTCCGTCCGCTCGACGAGATCGAGCGGGAGAAGATCCTCGCCGCGCTGGCCCACTTCGACGGCAACCGGACCCGCGCCGCTTCTGCGCTGGGCATCGGCCTCCGCACCCTGGGCGTGAAGCTCAAGAAGTGGAAGGAAGAGAAGCTCGTGCCGGCCGAGGTTTGA
- a CDS encoding sensor histidine kinase: MTAAAPEAVAVPAKPALSVEDLHELIGAYNGITEKLQRSHEALQGEVKRLRAELATTSEQLQRSKRLAALGEMAAGIAHEVRNPLGAIGLYAELVAADLEMAEAGGGVAAPASKPVREARGNAGKITGAVRSLSAVVNDVLSFAQQVEPRTVDVPAEKLLRSAAEAAGPELAAAGVSVGLDAGGVRLRVDPDLVHRALLNLVRNAVDAMAGLPAGRPRTLRLAAGAGYLRVADSGPGIDPDAADRLFNPFFTTRSSGTGLGLAIVHRLVDAHGGAVAVENRGGAAFTLTFPES; encoded by the coding sequence ATGACCGCGGCCGCGCCCGAGGCCGTCGCGGTGCCCGCCAAGCCGGCGCTCTCGGTGGAGGATCTCCACGAGCTCATCGGCGCGTACAACGGGATCACCGAGAAGCTGCAGCGGAGCCACGAGGCGCTGCAGGGCGAGGTGAAGCGGCTGCGGGCCGAGCTCGCCACCACCAGCGAGCAGCTGCAGCGCAGCAAGCGGCTGGCGGCGCTGGGTGAGATGGCCGCGGGCATCGCCCACGAGGTGCGGAACCCGCTGGGAGCGATCGGCCTTTACGCGGAGCTGGTCGCGGCCGACCTGGAGATGGCCGAGGCCGGCGGCGGCGTCGCAGCGCCGGCGAGCAAGCCGGTGCGGGAGGCCCGCGGCAACGCCGGCAAGATCACCGGGGCCGTCCGCTCGCTCTCGGCGGTGGTGAACGACGTGCTCAGCTTCGCCCAGCAGGTGGAGCCGCGGACCGTCGACGTTCCGGCCGAGAAGCTGCTGCGGTCCGCGGCGGAGGCGGCCGGGCCGGAGCTGGCGGCGGCGGGCGTGTCGGTCGGGCTGGACGCCGGCGGGGTCCGCTTGCGGGTCGACCCGGACCTCGTGCATCGCGCGCTGCTGAACCTCGTGCGCAACGCGGTCGACGCGATGGCCGGCCTGCCGGCCGGCAGGCCCCGCACGCTGCGGCTGGCCGCCGGCGCCGGCTACCTCCGCGTCGCCGACTCCGGCCCGGGCATCGACCCCGACGCGGCCGACCGGCTGTTCAACCCCTTCTTCACCACGCGCAGCTCCGGCACCGGGCTGGGCCTGGCGATCGTTCACCGCCTCGTGGACGCCCACGGCGGCGCGGTCGCGGTCGAGAACCGCGGCGGAGCCGCCTTCACCCTGACGTTCCCGGAGAGCTGA
- a CDS encoding GMC oxidoreductase, with product MADYDFLIVGAGAGGSAVARTLAKTGKRVLILERGGRLPVEDENWSPDEIVTRGRYRTDEMWLDGKDRELNPHAYYNVGGNTKVYGSVLQRMRERDFEDLPLKEGLSPGWPITYDDIEPFYCLAERMYMIHAGADEDPTEPRRSEPYPFGPFEHEPYIQARADELQKLGFHPIHNPLSLNRDEEDPGARPCIRCQTCDPFPCKLHAKCDAETVGINPALVEGEGRVELWEHARVLRLLPAAGGKRCRGVWVRRAGHEPEEVTADQVVLSCGAINSAALMLASRCDAWPAGAGNGNDLVGRGLMKHNHSALLAIGYTPNTTVFQKTLAFHDYYFGSEEHDYPLGTVQLTGKAPWQRLKAFSNGPVPDEVLKYDAAHCINWWMTSEDLPVPENRVTVTDAGRLKVSFKSTNMSAHEDFLALWQKQLRRCGYDRFWLKTMGLDTVWHQAGTCPMGDDPATSVLDSDCRSHGVENLLVVDSAFMPSMGATNLTLTIVANALRVAAKLAGQPLELPRRQPADATLKLMELSVAGERVAAV from the coding sequence ATGGCTGACTACGACTTCCTGATCGTCGGCGCCGGGGCCGGCGGCTCCGCCGTCGCCCGGACGCTGGCCAAGACCGGCAAGCGTGTCCTGATCCTCGAGCGCGGGGGGCGGCTCCCGGTGGAGGACGAGAACTGGAGCCCGGACGAGATCGTGACGCGGGGGCGGTACCGCACCGACGAGATGTGGCTCGACGGCAAGGATCGGGAGCTCAACCCCCACGCCTACTACAACGTGGGCGGCAACACGAAGGTCTACGGCTCCGTCCTGCAGCGGATGCGGGAGAGGGACTTCGAGGACCTGCCGCTGAAGGAGGGTCTGTCGCCGGGCTGGCCGATCACCTACGACGACATCGAGCCTTTCTACTGCCTCGCCGAGCGGATGTACATGATCCACGCGGGCGCGGACGAGGACCCGACCGAGCCCCGCCGCAGCGAGCCGTACCCCTTCGGCCCCTTCGAGCACGAGCCCTACATCCAGGCCCGGGCCGACGAGCTGCAGAAGCTCGGCTTCCACCCGATCCACAACCCGCTCTCGCTCAACCGCGACGAGGAAGACCCCGGTGCGCGGCCGTGCATCCGCTGCCAGACCTGCGACCCCTTCCCCTGCAAGCTGCACGCCAAGTGCGACGCCGAGACGGTCGGGATCAACCCGGCGCTGGTCGAGGGCGAGGGCCGCGTCGAGCTCTGGGAGCACGCGCGGGTGCTGCGGCTGCTGCCCGCCGCCGGGGGCAAGCGTTGCCGGGGCGTGTGGGTCCGGCGCGCGGGGCACGAGCCGGAGGAGGTGACGGCCGACCAGGTGGTCCTCTCCTGCGGCGCCATCAACTCCGCCGCCCTGATGCTCGCTTCGCGCTGCGACGCTTGGCCGGCCGGTGCCGGCAACGGCAACGACCTCGTCGGCCGCGGGCTCATGAAGCACAACCACTCGGCGCTCCTGGCCATCGGCTACACGCCGAACACCACCGTGTTCCAGAAGACGCTCGCCTTCCACGACTACTACTTCGGCAGCGAGGAGCACGACTACCCGCTGGGCACCGTGCAGCTCACCGGGAAGGCGCCCTGGCAGCGGTTGAAGGCCTTCAGCAACGGCCCGGTGCCCGACGAGGTGCTCAAGTACGACGCCGCGCACTGCATCAACTGGTGGATGACCAGCGAGGACCTGCCGGTGCCGGAGAACCGCGTGACGGTGACCGACGCCGGCCGGCTGAAGGTGAGCTTCAAGAGCACGAACATGAGCGCCCACGAAGACTTCCTCGCGCTCTGGCAGAAGCAGCTCCGCCGCTGCGGCTACGACCGCTTCTGGCTGAAGACGATGGGCCTGGACACCGTCTGGCACCAGGCCGGCACCTGCCCGATGGGCGACGACCCGGCGACGAGCGTGCTCGACAGCGACTGCCGCAGCCACGGCGTCGAGAACCTGCTCGTGGTCGACTCGGCCTTCATGCCGAGCATGGGGGCCACGAACCTGACGCTGACGATCGTCGCCAACGCCCTCCGCGTCGCCGCGAAGCTGGCGGGCCAGCCGCTGGAGCTGCCGCGGCGGCAGCCGGCCGACGCCACGCTGAAGCTGATGGAGCTCTCCGTCGCCGGCGAACGCGTCGCGGCGGTGTGA
- a CDS encoding cyclase family protein, with protein MPHAWIDATMPIHPGMPAWPGQPSVEVSLLEALDEPNGCDVSVLRTSVHTGTHMDAFSHFLVGGEDIAHMPADRGIGRVRVVAVRGEPHVCADDVQWIDDQRRIDAGDRLIFKTRNSDRDWNVEPFDEGYAAIAPDAAGYLADRGVGFVGVDYLSVAPFDDAASTHHILLQAGVCVVEGLRLQHVDPGDHEMIALPLKIQGADAAPTRVLLRAL; from the coding sequence ATGCCCCACGCCTGGATCGACGCGACGATGCCCATCCACCCCGGGATGCCCGCGTGGCCAGGGCAGCCGTCGGTGGAGGTGAGCCTGCTGGAGGCGCTCGACGAGCCCAACGGCTGCGACGTCTCGGTGCTGAGGACCAGCGTCCACACCGGCACGCACATGGACGCGTTCTCGCACTTCCTCGTCGGCGGCGAGGACATCGCGCACATGCCCGCGGACCGCGGCATCGGACGGGTCCGCGTGGTCGCGGTCCGCGGCGAGCCGCACGTCTGCGCCGACGACGTCCAGTGGATCGACGACCAGCGGCGGATCGACGCCGGCGACCGGCTGATCTTCAAGACCCGCAACAGCGACCGGGACTGGAACGTCGAGCCCTTCGACGAGGGCTACGCCGCGATCGCGCCCGACGCCGCCGGCTACCTCGCCGACCGCGGCGTCGGCTTCGTCGGCGTCGACTACCTGAGCGTCGCCCCCTTCGACGACGCCGCCAGCACGCACCACATCCTGCTGCAGGCCGGCGTGTGCGTCGTCGAGGGCCTCCGCCTCCAGCACGTCGATCCCGGCGACCACGAGATGATCGCGCTGCCCCTGAAGATCCAGGGTGCGGACGCCGCTCCGACCCGCGTGCTCCTCCGAGCCCTTTGA
- a CDS encoding IS5 family transposase → MRGRVASSSPMFFAIDLEERIRPDHPLRPIRRIVDRILGDMTADFDAAYADVGRPGVPPERLLKLMLLQALYGVSSEAKLFDRLDTDLVFRWFCGMDPAEPVPAATAFTHNRDRLIKHKLAEKFFTAVTKLAIDTGKVSTEHFSVDGTLIESHGSIKSFVPNATADAAQARKQHCGGDDQDHDKGPGGTGGFKSRNPEQDFHGQKRSNATHRSVTDPEAKLYRKGDGQPAKLSHMGHLLVDNRSGIIVGMKLSEANGFAERETALELVDTLKTTHGISARTVGADAGYDAGAFLRELEDRGATPHVAPSRERRPGGRRGPKKADRPKLAARLRNFRRKLRDRGYAISQRKRKKVEEPFGWLKSHALLSKARLVGRERIQQQWHIAAAGLTLVRLRNLMAA, encoded by the coding sequence ATGCGTGGCCGCGTCGCTTCCTCGTCCCCGATGTTCTTCGCGATCGACCTCGAAGAACGCATCCGCCCCGACCACCCGCTGCGGCCGATTCGCCGGATCGTCGACCGCATCCTCGGCGACATGACCGCCGACTTCGACGCGGCCTACGCCGACGTGGGCCGCCCAGGTGTCCCGCCTGAGCGGCTGCTCAAGCTCATGCTCTTGCAGGCGCTCTACGGCGTCTCCAGCGAAGCCAAGCTCTTCGACCGCCTCGACACCGACCTGGTGTTCCGGTGGTTCTGCGGCATGGACCCCGCCGAGCCGGTCCCCGCCGCCACCGCCTTCACCCACAACCGCGACCGGCTGATCAAGCACAAGCTCGCCGAGAAGTTCTTCACCGCCGTCACCAAGCTGGCCATCGACACGGGCAAGGTCTCCACCGAGCACTTCAGCGTCGACGGCACGCTCATCGAGAGCCACGGCTCCATCAAGAGCTTCGTGCCCAACGCCACCGCCGATGCCGCTCAAGCCCGCAAGCAGCACTGCGGCGGCGACGATCAGGACCACGACAAGGGTCCCGGCGGCACCGGTGGCTTCAAGAGCCGCAACCCCGAGCAAGACTTCCACGGCCAGAAGCGCAGCAACGCCACGCACCGCAGCGTGACCGATCCGGAGGCCAAGCTCTACCGCAAGGGCGACGGCCAGCCCGCCAAGCTCTCGCACATGGGCCACCTGCTGGTGGACAACCGCAGCGGCATCATCGTGGGGATGAAGCTCTCCGAGGCCAACGGCTTCGCCGAGCGGGAGACGGCCCTGGAACTGGTCGACACGCTCAAGACGACCCACGGGATCAGCGCCCGCACGGTCGGAGCCGACGCCGGCTACGACGCCGGCGCGTTTCTTCGCGAGCTCGAAGACCGGGGGGCGACCCCGCACGTTGCCCCCAGCCGCGAGCGTCGGCCCGGCGGGCGGAGGGGGCCGAAGAAGGCGGACCGGCCGAAACTGGCGGCCAGGCTCCGCAACTTCCGGCGGAAGCTGCGGGACCGCGGCTACGCGATCAGCCAGCGGAAACGCAAGAAAGTGGAGGAGCCGTTTGGCTGGTTGAAGAGCCACGCACTCTTGAGCAAGGCGCGTCTGGTGGGTCGAGAGCGGATCCAACAGCAGTGGCACATCGCCGCGGCGGGGCTGACGCTGGTGAGGCTGAGGAACCTGATGGCGGCGTAG
- a CDS encoding metallophosphoesterase: MPVFVIAILSAVLGCSALWWLLADRLVAGRRARLAVAAYGMFQLVLVFGVLAARAAGFTLPAWAHGFALAWTLILLAPAVFLLAVALALRGLRGRGETPEPGRRALLGAVVAGPPVLAAVGTAVGLVQSRGFVARERELAVPGLPPALEGLRVVHVSDTHVGAFTRGPVLDRIAAAVNGFGADLVCFTGDLVNAEHEDIAAGCKLLSACRSRHGVFAVEGNHDLFEGAYAFRREVRGRGVDLLVDEGRALTIRGVPVDLLGLRWAADRELDDAFEATVRGFARRPGAFCICLAHHPHAFDTAAAAGVPLTLTGHTHGGQLMLPGGVGPGPLMYRYWSGVYEKTEPAPGALAVVSNGSGNWFPLRTFAPAEVVCLVLRARGPAGHRASLVPGPGRGSNARGRATASGSPDLSPRTVL, from the coding sequence ATGCCCGTGTTCGTCATCGCCATCCTCTCCGCCGTCCTGGGCTGCTCTGCCTTGTGGTGGCTGCTCGCCGATCGCTTGGTCGCAGGCCGCCGGGCCCGGCTCGCGGTCGCCGCCTACGGGATGTTCCAGCTGGTCCTCGTCTTCGGCGTCCTGGCGGCCCGCGCCGCCGGCTTCACGCTCCCCGCGTGGGCGCACGGCTTCGCGCTGGCGTGGACGCTGATCCTCCTCGCGCCCGCGGTGTTCCTGCTCGCCGTGGCGCTGGCCCTCCGCGGCCTTCGCGGGAGAGGCGAGACCCCCGAGCCGGGCCGCCGCGCCCTCCTCGGCGCCGTGGTCGCGGGCCCGCCGGTGCTCGCCGCGGTCGGCACCGCCGTTGGGCTCGTGCAGTCCCGCGGCTTCGTCGCCCGCGAGCGGGAGCTGGCGGTGCCCGGCCTTCCGCCCGCCCTCGAGGGCTTGCGGGTCGTGCACGTCTCCGACACCCACGTCGGCGCCTTCACCCGCGGGCCGGTGCTCGACCGCATCGCCGCCGCCGTCAACGGCTTCGGGGCCGACCTCGTCTGCTTCACCGGCGACCTCGTCAACGCCGAGCACGAGGACATCGCCGCCGGCTGCAAGCTGCTCAGCGCCTGCCGATCGCGGCACGGCGTCTTCGCCGTCGAGGGCAACCACGACCTCTTCGAGGGTGCGTACGCCTTCCGGCGGGAGGTCCGCGGGCGCGGCGTCGACCTGCTGGTCGACGAGGGCCGGGCCCTGACGATCCGCGGCGTCCCCGTCGACCTGCTGGGCCTGCGGTGGGCCGCGGACCGCGAGCTCGACGACGCCTTCGAGGCGACGGTCCGCGGATTTGCGCGTCGGCCCGGGGCCTTCTGCATCTGCCTCGCCCACCACCCCCACGCCTTCGACACCGCCGCCGCCGCCGGCGTCCCGCTCACCCTCACCGGCCACACCCACGGCGGCCAGCTCATGCTCCCCGGCGGCGTCGGCCCCGGCCCGCTCATGTACCGCTACTGGAGCGGCGTGTACGAGAAGACGGAGCCGGCCCCCGGCGCGTTGGCGGTCGTCAGCAACGGCAGCGGGAACTGGTTCCCCCTGCGGACCTTCGCGCCCGCCGAGGTCGTCTGCCTGGTGCTGCGGGCCCGAGGCCCGGCCGGGCACCGGGCGTCCCTCGTGCCCGGCCCGGGTCGCGGCTCGAACGCCCGAGGCCGAGCGACGGCGAGCGGGTCTCCAGACCTGAGCCCGCGCACCGTGCTCTAG